From Mesobacillus boroniphilus, the proteins below share one genomic window:
- a CDS encoding CPBP family intramembrane glutamic endopeptidase: protein MLGIIVQLLISWILLRVFYRENLNVLGITPSKSRMSQFALGFIFTASLCTLIQLLDSALTNTDWKLNEHLTVLGTLNFFWWNVKSVVFEELIFRGALLYISIRKWGARTGILLSASAFGVYHWFTFGVLGNIVLMLVVFLMTSISGLVWAYAFEKTKSMMLPIGLHLGWNFVFNSVFSKGPLGQQILILQPDQNYIQLSNELSFFVQFLLPNLIVPALTFFYIKFMMKKNAKKPL from the coding sequence TTGCTGGGCATAATAGTACAACTATTGATATCATGGATTTTACTTCGTGTTTTTTACAGGGAAAACCTTAATGTATTAGGTATCACACCAAGTAAATCAAGAATGTCCCAATTTGCTCTGGGGTTCATTTTTACCGCATCACTTTGCACATTGATACAGCTGCTCGATTCTGCACTAACAAATACGGACTGGAAGTTGAATGAACATCTAACTGTCCTTGGCACATTAAACTTCTTCTGGTGGAATGTTAAGTCTGTTGTCTTTGAGGAGTTGATTTTTAGAGGAGCACTTCTCTATATCTCTATCCGAAAATGGGGAGCGAGGACAGGAATTTTATTATCCGCAAGTGCCTTTGGAGTCTACCACTGGTTTACTTTTGGCGTATTAGGAAATATAGTTTTAATGCTTGTTGTGTTCCTGATGACATCGATTTCTGGATTAGTTTGGGCGTATGCATTTGAAAAAACAAAATCAATGATGCTCCCAATTGGTCTGCATTTAGGATGGAACTTTGTTTTTAACTCTGTTTTTTCAAAAGGACCCTTGGGCCAACAAATACTAATCCTTCAACCTGATCAGAATTACATCCAACTTTCAAACGAGCTCTCCTTCTTCGTACAATTCCTGCTGCCAAATTTAATTGTACCCGCTCTCACATTTTTCTATATAAAATTCATGATGAAAAAGAATGCAAAGAAACCCCTGTAA